The Gemmatimonadota bacterium genome has a segment encoding these proteins:
- the fsa gene encoding fructose-6-phosphate aldolase, giving the protein MKFFIDTANLDEIREAQAMGVLDGVTTNPSLMSQEEGEFEDIIRAICGIVDGPVSAEVVSTDTEGMITEARRNAAIHEQVVVKIPITPDGLKAIKTCSDEGIRVNVTLCFSANQALMAAKAGATYISPFIGRLDDLGQDGMELISTVRQIYDNYGFKTQVLAASLRSPKHVVECALAGADVATLPPDVLSKLLAHPLTDIGLERFLSDWRTWQAAKNSDPVVV; this is encoded by the coding sequence ATGAAGTTCTTTATCGACACAGCCAATTTAGACGAAATCCGCGAAGCCCAGGCCATGGGTGTGCTGGATGGCGTGACGACAAACCCTTCTCTTATGTCGCAGGAAGAAGGTGAATTTGAAGACATCATTCGCGCAATCTGCGGAATTGTAGATGGACCAGTAAGTGCCGAAGTGGTCAGCACCGACACCGAAGGCATGATCACCGAAGCGCGTCGAAATGCTGCAATCCACGAACAGGTAGTGGTGAAAATTCCGATTACGCCAGATGGTCTAAAAGCGATCAAAACGTGTTCGGATGAAGGGATTCGCGTAAACGTAACCCTTTGCTTCTCTGCAAATCAGGCACTGATGGCCGCCAAAGCAGGCGCGACTTATATCAGCCCATTCATCGGCCGCCTGGATGATTTGGGACAAGACGGCATGGAATTGATCAGCACAGTCCGCCAGATTTACGACAATTATGGATTTAAAACCCAGGTGCTGGCCGCGAGTTTGCGCTCGCCCAAACACGTTGTCGAATGCGCACTTGCCGGCGCAGATGTTGCGACCCTCCCGCCCGATGTATTGAGCAAGTTACTCGCACATCCCCTAACCGACATCGGTCTGGAACGCTTCCTCAGCGACTGGCGCACCTGGCAAGCCGCAAAAAATAGCGATCCCGTGGTGGTTTAA
- a CDS encoding DUF4097 family beta strand repeat-containing protein yields the protein MISRQLFICFLAALFTLPINAAEKREEIVEYTLDFAPGKMLSVHARNGGITLKTWTSDQVFVRTVKKAKASDEEGAEELLETTTIEIEETDSGIEIRTKRPDNKWNLFKDWNISVNYTITVPQNVRLDLETVNGSISVPPTTGNVKSETVNGSIKINGTRGAIDVETVNGKINLTEIIGGIKAETVNGSIEIAIAEQIQDDIRAETVNGGLKLSLPSDFQGHIQAKSTIGHIDTEFPIEVKGRVGGRISKSLRGNLNGGNGPNIKLQTLNGGIDIKQL from the coding sequence ATGATCTCGCGCCAACTTTTTATATGTTTTCTTGCCGCATTATTCACACTCCCGATCAATGCCGCGGAAAAACGCGAAGAAATCGTCGAATACACCCTTGATTTTGCCCCTGGAAAAATGCTCTCTGTACACGCCCGCAATGGCGGAATCACGCTTAAAACCTGGACGAGCGATCAGGTCTTTGTCCGCACTGTAAAAAAGGCAAAAGCGAGCGATGAAGAAGGCGCCGAAGAACTCCTCGAAACCACCACCATCGAAATCGAAGAAACAGACAGCGGTATCGAGATTCGCACCAAACGCCCCGACAACAAGTGGAACCTATTTAAGGACTGGAATATAAGCGTAAACTATACAATCACAGTCCCCCAAAACGTGCGCCTGGACCTCGAGACAGTCAACGGAAGTATCTCTGTTCCCCCAACCACGGGCAATGTAAAAAGCGAAACCGTGAATGGCAGCATCAAAATCAATGGCACGCGAGGCGCAATCGATGTTGAAACTGTGAACGGCAAAATCAATCTCACTGAGATTATCGGTGGTATAAAAGCCGAAACCGTGAACGGCAGCATTGAAATCGCAATTGCCGAGCAAATACAGGACGACATTCGTGCAGAAACTGTAAACGGCGGGTTGAAACTGTCCCTTCCCTCAGACTTTCAAGGTCACATTCAAGCCAAAAGTACGATAGGCCATATTGATACAGAATTTCCAATTGAAGTCAAAGGGCGCGTTGGCGGGCGCATTAGCAAGTCTCTCCGTGGCAACCTCAATGGCGGAAATGGTCCGAACATAAAACTCCAAACCCTCAACGGAGGCATCGACATCAAACAGTTATAG
- a CDS encoding polyprenyl synthetase family protein: METRLKNYLDAWVPRIDEEMYQFLPKDQDPVDFLYAPMRDYPQRGGKRFRSALVLLGIEAFGGDPNVGLRTAAAFELFQSFALVHDDIEDASLMRRGKPCLHLIHGIPLSINVGDALYSKVFEILQANREILGETTTLDLLSEMIQGAQITFEGQAYDIGWIDAEVIPDVRDFVDMLRRKTGWYSGRGPCTMGAIIAGAGNDMKRAIGDFGEAIAVAFQIRDDLLNIVVEDTDATLAPTTTSGGYGKERGGDIAEGKRTLMVIDLLNHCTPEENQKVREILDRDRDATSQEDVEWVIDLMGRYGAIEKAQQACQTRAESAEARLAQLPPSESREILREMCSFLVERVF, encoded by the coding sequence ATGGAAACGCGATTAAAAAATTATTTGGACGCCTGGGTGCCTCGTATCGACGAGGAAATGTATCAGTTCTTGCCAAAAGATCAAGATCCAGTGGATTTTTTGTACGCACCTATGCGCGATTATCCCCAGCGCGGCGGCAAGCGGTTCAGATCGGCACTGGTGCTGCTGGGCATTGAAGCATTTGGCGGTGATCCCAACGTAGGGTTGCGAACGGCTGCTGCTTTTGAGTTATTTCAGTCCTTTGCCCTGGTACACGACGATATAGAGGACGCCTCTTTGATGCGGCGCGGAAAACCGTGTTTGCATCTGATACACGGGATCCCACTGAGCATTAACGTGGGCGACGCGCTTTATTCCAAAGTGTTTGAAATATTGCAGGCAAATCGCGAAATATTAGGGGAAACAACAACGCTCGATTTGCTTAGTGAAATGATCCAGGGCGCACAAATAACATTTGAAGGACAGGCTTATGATATCGGTTGGATTGATGCCGAAGTCATTCCCGATGTACGCGATTTTGTTGACATGCTGCGGCGCAAAACGGGATGGTATAGCGGCCGCGGTCCCTGTACTATGGGCGCGATTATTGCGGGTGCTGGCAATGACATGAAGCGGGCGATTGGCGATTTTGGCGAAGCCATAGCTGTTGCATTTCAAATTCGCGATGATTTGCTCAATATCGTCGTTGAAGATACCGATGCAACATTAGCTCCCACAACCACATCCGGGGGTTATGGCAAAGAGCGCGGCGGGGACATTGCCGAGGGCAAGCGCACCTTGATGGTCATCGATTTGCTCAACCACTGTACGCCAGAGGAAAATCAAAAAGTGCGAGAAATTCTGGATCGAGATCGAGATGCAACATCGCAAGAAGACGTCGAGTGGGTGATTGACTTGATGGGAAGATATGGCGCAATCGAAAAAGCGCAACAGGCTTGCCAAACGCGCGCCGAATCTGCCGAAGCGCGCCTCGCCCAGTTGCCCCCGTCGGAATCGAGAGAAATACTCAGAGAAATGTGTTCATTTTTGGTCGAGCGCGTATTTTAA
- a CDS encoding sulfatase, whose protein sequence is MMNVICICLDTFRADIVGPNQKLSFVDTPNMDAFAAESVVFERAFGECQPTLQTRRGLFTGRRTFPWRYNFDRRGHWHHAPGWHKIPPEQDTLAEILVANGYMTGLVADTYHMFKPTMNYTRGFVTYDFIRGQESDNWRFGTRESIEDLLRPHVREPINWDRHVGLMQYMFNQKFRQREEDYSCARVFRRAADWLSENARNAPFFLWVDSFDPHEPWDPPQEYADRYMPDWDGKDFITPGAGNEGGGVSDSERERIQALYFGEVTLVDRWVGHLLDRVDDLGLKGDTIVMLMSDHGTQVLDHGQFGKGPDRLHPYNTRLNWMVRHPDVCKRVSGFVQAHDLLPTVLGLLDIPCQAVDGTDVWPLVTGEVDAVRDHVVIGWASFSTGPATGRASVRDDQWNYTVSLNDVNNEQLFDLVADPDEDTNVVADHPDVVALQRSRIQAVIHQPLPATFNEVCDNAPAPSAMFVQGRRRMG, encoded by the coding sequence ATGATGAATGTAATTTGTATTTGTCTGGATACATTTCGCGCCGATATTGTCGGGCCAAATCAGAAGCTGAGTTTTGTCGATACGCCGAATATGGATGCGTTTGCCGCTGAGTCCGTGGTGTTTGAGCGGGCTTTCGGGGAATGCCAGCCGACGCTGCAGACGCGGCGGGGTTTGTTTACGGGGCGGCGCACCTTTCCCTGGCGGTACAATTTTGACCGGCGCGGACACTGGCATCACGCGCCCGGTTGGCACAAAATTCCGCCAGAACAAGATACGCTCGCTGAAATTCTGGTGGCGAATGGGTATATGACCGGGTTGGTCGCCGATACGTATCACATGTTTAAGCCGACGATGAATTATACGCGCGGATTTGTGACGTATGATTTTATTCGCGGGCAGGAGAGCGACAACTGGCGGTTTGGCACGCGGGAATCGATTGAAGATTTGTTGCGCCCGCATGTGCGTGAACCGATCAACTGGGATCGGCATGTGGGTCTGATGCAATACATGTTCAATCAGAAGTTTCGGCAACGCGAAGAGGATTACAGTTGTGCGCGTGTGTTTCGGCGCGCGGCAGATTGGTTGAGCGAAAATGCACGCAATGCGCCGTTTTTCCTTTGGGTCGATTCTTTTGATCCGCACGAGCCATGGGATCCGCCGCAGGAATATGCAGATCGGTATATGCCCGATTGGGATGGGAAGGATTTTATTACACCTGGAGCTGGAAATGAAGGCGGTGGGGTGAGCGATTCGGAGAGAGAGCGTATCCAGGCGCTTTATTTTGGGGAGGTCACGCTGGTGGATCGCTGGGTGGGGCACTTGCTGGATCGGGTCGATGATCTGGGTTTGAAAGGCGATACGATTGTGATGTTGATGTCAGATCACGGCACGCAGGTACTGGATCACGGGCAATTTGGCAAAGGACCAGATCGCCTGCATCCGTATAATACGCGATTGAACTGGATGGTGCGACATCCCGATGTGTGCAAGCGCGTTTCGGGTTTTGTTCAGGCGCACGATTTGTTGCCCACTGTGTTGGGCTTGCTGGATATTCCTTGCCAGGCTGTGGATGGGACAGATGTGTGGCCGCTGGTGACGGGAGAGGTGGATGCTGTGCGGGATCACGTTGTGATTGGCTGGGCCAGTTTTTCAACCGGGCCAGCCACGGGCAGGGCATCGGTGCGCGATGATCAGTGGAATTATACGGTGAGTTTGAATGATGTGAACAATGAACAACTCTTTGACCTTGTTGCCGATCCCGATGAGGATACCAATGTAGTCGCGGATCATCCCGATGTGGTGGCTTTGCAAAGATCGCGCATCCAGGCGGTGATTCACCAGCCCCTGCCCGCCACATTTAACGAAGTGTGCGACAACGCGCCAGCACCGAGTGCTATGTTTGTGCAGGGGAGAAGAAGAATGGGTTAA
- a CDS encoding mandelate racemase/muconate lactonizing enzyme family protein — protein MKITHIEAIHLRLPEIVEAADGTQDCLIVRVHTDADITGLGEVVSCSYVAKAVIEAPRSAPFRHGLSAIVTGMDALDFDAIHNAMIEGVSWYGPGGVARQAMSGIDMALWDIRGKAEGKPVRKLLREDAADAVPAYASVLWPERPELVQESAEAFLSQGYQSVKYGWAPMGPDADLDEALVAAAREALGPDVNLMVDAGRAWDAETALERVARFEKYNVFWLEEPLHPFDVQGYGELSTQSSIPIAGGEAMTLVSEYADLLHNGKLHFVQPDLGRVGGITGGLAIEKLAKETGARAVPHAFGTGVLLAASAQWAAASEQPLTEYTRAPSPLAQKLAQHEMTFRNGVLHLTDQPGLGVDLDEDVVTKFLVK, from the coding sequence ATGAAAATTACCCATATTGAAGCCATTCATTTGCGACTGCCAGAAATTGTAGAAGCGGCCGATGGGACTCAGGACTGCCTGATCGTGCGGGTACATACCGATGCGGACATAACGGGATTGGGTGAAGTCGTATCGTGTTCCTATGTAGCCAAAGCCGTAATTGAAGCACCGCGCTCTGCGCCATTTCGCCATGGCCTATCAGCGATAGTAACCGGCATGGACGCGCTGGATTTTGACGCAATTCACAACGCCATGATCGAAGGCGTATCATGGTATGGTCCAGGCGGCGTGGCGCGACAGGCTATGAGTGGCATTGACATGGCACTGTGGGATATTCGGGGCAAAGCCGAAGGCAAACCCGTGCGCAAGCTATTGCGAGAAGATGCTGCAGATGCAGTGCCCGCTTATGCGAGCGTCCTGTGGCCCGAGCGTCCGGAATTAGTACAAGAATCAGCAGAGGCATTTCTATCGCAAGGCTACCAGTCTGTAAAATACGGCTGGGCGCCAATGGGACCAGATGCAGATTTAGACGAGGCATTGGTCGCAGCGGCACGAGAGGCTTTGGGACCAGATGTAAATTTGATGGTAGATGCCGGTCGCGCGTGGGATGCGGAAACCGCGTTGGAGCGCGTGGCGCGATTTGAAAAATACAATGTATTCTGGCTCGAGGAGCCATTGCATCCATTTGACGTGCAGGGATATGGCGAACTCTCAACTCAGTCATCCATCCCAATTGCAGGAGGCGAAGCAATGACTCTGGTAAGCGAATACGCCGACTTGCTACACAATGGCAAACTCCACTTTGTACAACCCGACCTGGGACGCGTAGGCGGAATTACCGGCGGTCTGGCAATTGAAAAATTAGCAAAAGAAACGGGAGCGCGTGCCGTGCCGCACGCATTTGGCACCGGGGTCTTGTTGGCAGCCTCTGCCCAATGGGCAGCAGCGAGCGAACAACCGCTGACAGAATACACGCGAGCACCATCTCCCCTGGCACAAAAACTGGCACAACACGAGATGACATTTCGAAATGGTGTGTTACATCTGACAGATCAACCCGGACTGGGCGTGGATCTGGACGAAGATGTGGTGACGAAGTTCCTGGTGAAGTAG
- a CDS encoding fumarylacetoacetate hydrolase family protein: MKLATYSVGGAESIGAVVADDSIIVDLAAADRALAQSENPPFFTDMLTLLEAGSEGRSAAQQAAADAEKRLNGKPDGETSFAISDVKLSAPMPNPRKLFCLAGNYQDHIEESGTTKMQIQDKETPRVFMKPPTSTVIGPGDQILIPPIARGVDWEGELAVVIGREAKGVQAEDALDYVAGYTVMNDVSERMLEIKKRTDSRPRDEWFDWLNGKWLDTFAPQGPWIVTSDEITDPHTLDISTYVNGDRKQHNNTGQMLYPVDKIIEYISAIITLEPGDLISTGTISGVGDTTGTYMQPGDTVEIEISGIGRLVNTVAASEK, from the coding sequence ATGAAACTCGCGACTTATTCAGTCGGCGGTGCAGAATCCATTGGCGCAGTCGTTGCAGATGATTCGATTATCGTCGATCTCGCAGCAGCAGACAGAGCGTTAGCCCAATCAGAAAACCCTCCCTTTTTCACGGATATGCTGACCCTTCTCGAAGCCGGATCAGAAGGACGGTCTGCGGCACAACAGGCGGCGGCTGATGCCGAAAAGCGTTTGAATGGCAAACCAGATGGCGAGACCAGTTTCGCCATCAGCGACGTCAAGTTGAGCGCACCAATGCCCAATCCGCGCAAATTATTCTGCCTGGCGGGCAATTATCAGGATCATATTGAAGAAAGCGGCACGACCAAGATGCAAATTCAGGACAAGGAAACCCCGCGCGTATTTATGAAGCCTCCAACATCGACAGTAATCGGACCGGGCGATCAAATTTTGATCCCCCCCATCGCAAGAGGCGTAGATTGGGAAGGCGAATTGGCCGTCGTAATAGGCCGAGAAGCAAAAGGCGTACAGGCAGAAGACGCGCTGGATTATGTCGCGGGTTATACGGTCATGAACGATGTCTCCGAGCGCATGTTAGAAATTAAAAAGCGCACGGATAGCCGACCAAGAGATGAATGGTTCGACTGGTTAAACGGCAAATGGCTGGACACCTTTGCACCGCAAGGACCGTGGATCGTAACATCTGACGAGATCACAGACCCACACACCCTCGACATCAGCACGTATGTGAATGGCGACCGCAAACAGCACAATAACACGGGACAAATGTTGTATCCCGTAGATAAAATTATCGAATACATCTCGGCAATTATCACCCTCGAACCGGGCGATCTGATCAGCACAGGCACAATTTCGGGCGTGGGCGATACAACGGGAACCTATATGCAACCAGGCGACACTGTGGAAATTGAAATCTCGGGCATCGGCAGATTGGTAAATACGGTAGCTGCGAGTGAGAAATAG
- a CDS encoding alginate lyase family protein, with product MIGPRLSDEAFFEALDLSRGDMRAVKRAVEARDWTGARRAFAEHVRTREYPRWFSDWRNRSEPQDRDAEVELVRVGDRAIRDVDLEKADHIVANTLMSCDVEEAFGDVINWELDPINYREWTWQLSRHPFWVTLGQAYWKTGDEKYARAFRRQMRHWIEHVLMPVGEDGNTWKDDAEMGTAHTNCWRTIECGIRMGQTWPAAFYYFLSSETFADDDVCLMVKSMVEHARHLTLWPRGGNWQTMQANGQYHVGALFPEFKEAASWREIAMQSLYEELDEQVYPDGAQIELSSGYHQVSLRNFVMALAIARLNDLSLPEDYVAKLERMYHYNLYLAMPNLRLPALNDGGQTDIAPYMQGGFRFFPERTDFQWAGCGRMEGTKPQTLSCAFPYAGHFVMRSGWEPDDLYLFFDGGPFGYGHQHEDKLNIMLYAHGRVHVVDPGNYPYDSSQWRTYVLSTRAHNTVMVDGMEQNQRGKSREDYVVSEPLPHTWISNEKCDYASASYDLGYGPERDQTVTHTRSILFVKPEFWIVTDILMPSDEASHTYEAMFHLDADDAEVLENGRGVMTRNSGGEGNLSIYAISTKPIDVRIVSGQEEPTVQGWIPRGGPYQCEPIPTAIFKAEGDGPTLMSYILYPVKVGEGSPVAHVEYIPAVGDNGRVAIAGRIALRDGREIYFVQSEAGEGWIRVADGETDAEAGAMELVDGFVSKIALANGQTVRVYGQELREGQIV from the coding sequence ATGATTGGACCGCGGTTGAGTGATGAAGCGTTTTTTGAAGCGCTCGATTTGTCGCGTGGGGATATGAGGGCTGTAAAAAGGGCGGTAGAGGCGCGAGATTGGACAGGTGCTCGGCGTGCGTTTGCAGAACACGTTCGCACGCGGGAATATCCGCGATGGTTTTCGGATTGGCGAAATCGGTCAGAGCCACAAGATCGGGATGCCGAGGTCGAACTGGTGCGCGTGGGAGATCGCGCAATCAGGGATGTCGATCTCGAAAAGGCCGACCACATTGTGGCAAATACGCTGATGAGTTGCGATGTGGAAGAGGCATTTGGAGATGTGATCAATTGGGAATTGGATCCGATCAATTACCGGGAATGGACGTGGCAGTTGTCGCGCCATCCGTTTTGGGTCACGCTGGGGCAGGCGTATTGGAAAACGGGCGATGAAAAATATGCCAGGGCATTCAGGCGGCAGATGCGGCACTGGATTGAACATGTGCTGATGCCAGTGGGTGAGGATGGCAATACCTGGAAAGACGATGCAGAGATGGGTACGGCTCACACGAATTGCTGGCGCACGATTGAGTGTGGGATTCGGATGGGGCAGACATGGCCTGCGGCGTTTTACTATTTTCTTTCGTCCGAAACATTTGCTGATGACGATGTGTGTTTGATGGTGAAGAGTATGGTCGAACACGCGCGGCATCTCACGCTATGGCCGCGCGGTGGCAACTGGCAGACGATGCAGGCCAATGGGCAATATCACGTTGGGGCATTGTTTCCCGAGTTCAAAGAAGCCGCAAGCTGGCGCGAGATTGCCATGCAGTCGCTGTATGAGGAATTGGATGAGCAGGTTTATCCCGATGGCGCGCAGATTGAGTTGTCGAGTGGGTATCATCAGGTGAGTTTGCGAAATTTTGTGATGGCGCTCGCGATTGCGCGGTTGAATGATTTGTCTCTACCGGAGGATTATGTCGCAAAATTGGAGCGGATGTATCACTACAATCTGTATTTGGCTATGCCCAATTTGCGATTGCCCGCGCTCAATGACGGCGGTCAGACGGATATTGCGCCCTATATGCAGGGCGGGTTCAGGTTTTTTCCAGAACGGACGGATTTTCAATGGGCGGGTTGCGGACGTATGGAGGGAACAAAGCCACAAACTCTGTCTTGCGCTTTTCCCTATGCGGGGCATTTTGTCATGCGTTCGGGCTGGGAACCGGATGATCTCTATCTCTTTTTCGACGGCGGTCCGTTTGGCTATGGACATCAGCACGAAGATAAGCTGAATATCATGCTGTACGCACACGGTCGCGTGCATGTGGTGGATCCGGGGAATTATCCTTATGATTCGTCGCAGTGGCGCACTTATGTGCTGTCAACCCGCGCGCACAATACGGTGATGGTGGATGGGATGGAGCAGAATCAGCGCGGGAAGTCAAGAGAGGATTACGTGGTGTCCGAGCCGCTTCCGCATACGTGGATTTCAAATGAGAAATGCGATTATGCGTCGGCGAGTTACGATTTGGGATATGGACCTGAGAGGGATCAGACGGTTACACATACGCGGTCAATTTTGTTTGTGAAACCCGAGTTCTGGATTGTGACAGATATTCTCATGCCCTCGGATGAGGCGTCTCACACGTATGAAGCGATGTTTCATCTGGATGCGGATGATGCCGAGGTGCTGGAGAATGGGCGCGGTGTTATGACGAGAAACAGTGGGGGAGAGGGCAATCTGAGCATTTATGCCATTTCGACAAAGCCGATAGATGTGCGGATTGTAAGTGGACAGGAAGAACCGACTGTACAGGGGTGGATTCCCCGGGGGGGACCCTATCAGTGCGAACCGATACCAACGGCAATTTTCAAAGCAGAAGGCGATGGTCCCACGCTGATGTCATACATTTTATATCCCGTGAAAGTGGGGGAAGGATCTCCTGTAGCACATGTGGAATACATTCCCGCGGTGGGGGACAATGGGCGGGTTGCGATTGCAGGGCGGATTGCGTTGCGCGATGGCAGGGAGATTTATTTTGTGCAATCAGAAGCTGGCGAAGGGTGGATACGCGTTGCTGATGGAGAAACCGATGCCGAAGCTGGCGCGATGGAGTTGGTCGATGGATTTGTGAGTAAAATAGCTCTCGCAAATGGACAAACAGTGCGGGTATATGGGCAAGAACTTCGGGAAGGGCAGATCGTGTAA
- a CDS encoding phytanoyl-CoA dioxygenase family protein, with protein sequence MFCDTEKRQYRKQGFFIVNDAVNPDMLKPLLEAAIRAKQKVRSGEVDLYTHRSEDGEPWAIRGLFAPEMNEPLFAEYLISEPIMKYTRAFLGTQLQLGGALIFTNPYEADYGFGWHRDFGSKERDGSYQVEMEILNRPQRGLRWHLALVDDYCLQIVPGSHKRYRTAHERRCLLEERHDDIPGQYAVPLKAGQTVFWTGNLIHRGVMKKDVERLTLSGSWSMHSKDSKPSEVDPRLKWMLADNVREFLPKEMRPLYDRWRVLQKG encoded by the coding sequence ATGTTTTGCGACACCGAGAAACGACAGTACAGGAAGCAAGGGTTTTTTATTGTCAATGACGCCGTCAATCCCGATATGCTAAAACCCTTGTTAGAGGCTGCGATTCGCGCTAAACAAAAGGTGCGTTCAGGCGAAGTGGATTTGTACACACACCGCTCAGAAGACGGAGAACCCTGGGCAATACGCGGGTTATTTGCCCCCGAGATGAACGAACCGCTTTTTGCCGAATATCTGATATCAGAACCCATCATGAAATACACGCGCGCTTTCCTGGGCACGCAATTGCAATTGGGAGGCGCCCTCATCTTCACAAATCCCTATGAAGCGGATTACGGTTTTGGCTGGCACCGGGATTTTGGGAGTAAAGAACGCGACGGATCGTATCAGGTGGAAATGGAAATCTTAAATCGGCCCCAAAGAGGTTTGAGGTGGCATCTCGCCCTGGTAGATGATTATTGCTTGCAAATTGTACCCGGCAGCCACAAAAGATACCGCACCGCCCACGAGCGCAGGTGCTTGTTAGAAGAACGCCACGACGATATCCCGGGACAATATGCCGTACCTCTCAAAGCCGGGCAAACCGTGTTTTGGACTGGCAATTTAATTCACCGCGGAGTAATGAAAAAGGATGTGGAGCGATTGACCCTGTCCGGAAGCTGGAGTATGCACTCAAAGGATAGCAAACCCTCCGAGGTGGACCCGCGTCTGAAGTGGATGCTCGCAGATAATGTGCGCGAATTTTTGCCAAAAGAGATGCGCCCATTGTACGATCGGTGGCGGGTATTGCAAAAGGGATAA
- a CDS encoding creatininase family protein, whose translation MASVKDIYKFDELTWPEVNEAVEMGKIPIIPTGAVEQHGHHLPLKVDHLCANAVATEGARLKPEYSLVLPPVSYGYVHHVMDFPGSLNIHYEHFIQYLLDICKSLAYHGFKKMILVNGHGSNHNLVEMVARRTIVETDASCAFCSWWQLLKVDPDFDKEWRESVFPGGCSHAGELETSMLLHLSPESVRKDKIKSEIARTNKRGSKFVWTDLFSRGPVGIIEWTSQYTDSGVMGEAEKATAEKGKIVFEEASKNLAQFVEEYYHQKIETPTQKQAQEPTFPLSFTSH comes from the coding sequence ATGGCCTCTGTAAAAGATATCTACAAATTTGACGAACTGACCTGGCCCGAAGTAAACGAAGCGGTGGAAATGGGAAAAATTCCGATTATCCCAACCGGCGCAGTCGAACAACACGGGCATCACTTGCCCTTGAAAGTCGATCATCTATGTGCCAATGCCGTGGCGACCGAAGGCGCGCGCTTAAAGCCGGAATACAGCCTGGTGCTACCCCCTGTGAGTTATGGTTATGTACACCACGTCATGGATTTTCCCGGCTCGCTGAATATACACTACGAACACTTCATTCAGTACCTGCTGGACATCTGCAAAAGCCTTGCCTATCACGGCTTCAAAAAAATGATCCTCGTCAACGGACACGGTTCTAACCACAACTTAGTCGAAATGGTCGCCCGGCGCACAATCGTAGAAACAGATGCGAGTTGCGCCTTCTGCTCGTGGTGGCAATTGCTCAAAGTCGATCCGGACTTTGACAAAGAATGGCGAGAGAGCGTATTTCCCGGCGGATGTTCGCATGCGGGCGAATTGGAAACATCCATGTTACTCCATTTGTCTCCAGAAAGCGTGCGCAAGGATAAAATCAAGAGCGAAATCGCCAGAACCAATAAACGGGGATCCAAATTTGTCTGGACCGATTTATTCAGCAGAGGACCTGTGGGCATCATTGAATGGACGAGTCAATATACGGATTCGGGCGTGATGGGCGAGGCGGAAAAAGCAACCGCAGAAAAGGGCAAAATTGTCTTTGAAGAGGCGAGCAAAAATCTGGCGCAATTCGTCGAAGAATATTATCATCAAAAAATAGAAACCCCTACGCAAAAGCAGGCACAAGAACCGACATTTCCATTGTCATTTACCAGTCATTGA